In the Enterococcus rotai genome, ACAACAATATACAGTGCTGTAATCAGCGCCATTTTTGTCAGGGACATGACAGACCAAGCTTTAGTCTGCGAGTTTGGATTATTCATTTGGATTCTCCTTTGTAAAACAGTTTCTCTGTTTTAGTGATAACTATGACCAAAGGAAGTGACAGAAAGAATCCTGCCAACTGAAGTGTCATAGTGTGAATGACTTCACTGGGTTTTATGTTATCGGAGATTGTGCTATTTGTAAAGTAAGGTGTGAAACATAAGTGCTATTATTTTTCTAACCAACCACCATCGATTGTCATGACAGTGCCGTGAATATAGTCTGCCTGTTGACTTGCCAAAAATAATGTTAGTGAAGCAACCTCAGTAGGTTTAGCCCAGCGTCCAGCAGGCGTTTCATTTGCGACCCATTCGGCCATTTTACCATCTCCAGCAAAATCAGCCGCATTCATAGGTGTCTGGATTGCTCCAGGAGCAATTGCATTTGCACGGATACCTTGTCTGATGTAGTCATGATCCAACTGCTTTGTATACCCAATGATTGCATGCTTCGAGGCAGTATAAGCCGCGCCACCGCCGCCAGCCACCATGCCAGCAATTGAGGCCATATTGATGATCACACCATGTTTTTGCATCAAAAGTTGTGGCAAAATTTGATTAGTGACTAAAAAGGTTCCTTTTAAATTTACAGCTAAAACACGATCCCACATGGCTTCTGTTGTTTTTAGTGTCGGGGTGTAGTCATCTAGAATGCCCGCAGTGTTTAATAAAATATGAATACTGCCAAATGTGTCATTTACGCTTTTTACAGCCGCTACAATATCGTTAAGGTTTGTCACATCACCGATAAAAGCAGCAAACTTTCCAGGATAATTTGTTGCTTGCTCAGTTGTGTTACGCAAGCCAATTGGATCAACATCCATACCAAATACGTTTGCACCTTGTTCTACGAAAGCAATCGCTTGAGCTTGCCCAATCCCGGAAGCTGCTCCTGTTACAAAAATTGTTTTTCCTTGGTATTCATTGAAACGCATACTTATCCCTCTTTTCATAGTAATCAAAGAAAAGCTAGACCAACTTAATTTAAGTGTTCTAGCTTTTTAGCGAAATTTTAGTCGGTGTGAACGATTTTCCAGTCTTCAGCCAAAACATCACAAGGCGTTGGAGAGAACATACTGTATCCTTCATCAGATGTTTTAATTAAAAAATAGGGTGTAACTTGAAGGAACGTACCATCGGATGTACCGATCTCGTCTCTAAGTTCAATATACAGTTCAAAACCACCCCAGCCTTCTCTAACTGCTTTAGCACCTTTTTTGATTTGTGGTAATACTTCTTCAAATGTCATCTACTTGCTCCTTTTCTATGATTGGCAGTTCATGATAAGAACATTCGCCTTTTTCAAATGTAACCTGTCCGTTTAATAATTCAACGACCTCAGTCATAAATGCCTCAGATTTTGGTTCATCCACAAGACAGATAACATCAACATGTTCACCGTAAACCGTGTCTTTTAGAGTATACGGGTTGTGTTCCATAAAATTTTGAACACTGCCTAAGTTGGGATAACTGATCGTTAAACGGATCTCCTGCTGTAATTTTCCCTCAACTAAGCCAATATCGCCCAAAGCATGAGATACGGCCTGACTATAAGCTCTAATCAGCCCGCCTGCGCCTAATTTTGTTCCACCAAAATAGCGGGTAACAACAGCGACGACATTGATCAATTCTTGTTTTTTCAGCACTTCCAACATTGGAATACCAGCAGTTCCGCTAGGTTCACCATCATCACTACTGCGTTGGATATCACTTTTTTCACCAATCACGAACGCACTACAATTATGATTTGCTTTCCAGTGTTCCTTTTTCTTTTGAGCAATAAATTGCTTTGCTTCTTCTTCTGAATAAACTCGTTTGAGAGAACAGATAAAACGAGATTTTTTTATCTCAATTTCACTTTCTCCATCAGAGCGAATGGTAAAATAACTTTCAAGCATTTGCTCAGTCCTTTACTACATAATGCTTTAAGTATAAAAAAAATCAAGACGAGAAGCAACTGTTCTCTTAAAAATACCTGAGAGAGCTTCGTTTGCTTCTTGAAAGTTTTATGAGATAATACTAAAAGGAATACTGTTTTTTTGGTAGAAATTATTTTTTTCAACTAAAGGAGTGAATGATTTGGCAAAAGAGCGTCAAAAGAAATATGATAGCGTTACCCATTATTTAACGACCAATGGTGGATCACAAGTAACTCTAACGTTTACTCAGTTTGACGAGTTGCTTTTTCCTCATTCGGGACTTCCTAAGACAGCACGAACTGATATTGATTGGTGGGCCAATGACCATAAGCACCCTGAAAAAGGAGCATATGGCTGGCTTAATGCAGGATATCAAGTGGTACAAGTCACTCTTGAAAAAGAATATGTGGTCTTTAATAAATTACTAAAATCAAATTGGTTATTTTGAACGAAAAAATAACGAGAACGTAAAAGCAGGAAGCGTTGACAAATATTTGGTTTATACGATATCATGAAGTATAGAAGTCAAAGATAGGCTAGGTTATCATTAGAAAAAGGAGATGGATAGAATGGCTAAAAAAACAATTATGCTTGTATGTTCTGCAGGTATGAGCACAAGTTTGTTAGTGACAAAAATGCAAAAAGCTGCCGATGCTCAAGGGTTGGATGCAGATATCTTTGCAGTTTCAGCTTCTGATGCGGATAACAATTTAGAAAGCAAGCCTGTAGACGTATTATTATTAGGTCCGCAAGTACGTTTTATGAAGGGTGACTTTGAGAAACGTTTAGAACCAAAAGGAATTCCTTTAGAAGTAATCAACATGGCAGATTATGGTATGATGAACGGGGAAAAGGTTTTACAACAAGCGTTGAGACTAATTGGAGACGATCAATAAAACAGCAGCGGTTGCTTTAATAGTAATCCTATTATAAGTGAGCAAAACAAAACGTATCACGTTTTGTTTTGCTCTTTTTTTAGTTTCTACACTGAGAGACTCCTCTTCAAAAAAAAAACAAAGCAAAAAATGCGTAGTTTAATAGTGGAGGGGATAAAAAATGCAAGAATTATGGGGAAGAAAAGTCTTGAAAAAAGAAATCAATCAAAGCGAACAACTTGAAATAGCGAGTTTGACCTTACCGACGATGAAAGAACTAGCGGAAAATAAAATACAATGTTTACGTTGTGGTCAGATTCAATTGAAATTTACCGTACAGTTAGTGAATCAATGTTACTATTGTCCAGAATGCATTCAATTAGGTAGGGTAGATACTGGCCAGCAATTTTACCATTTACCAGAGCCTGATTTAGTCAAAAGAAAGGTTTCTTTTGTTTGGGAAGGTCAATTAACTATAGGACAACAGCAAGTTTCAGATGAATTAGTTGCTTCTGTAAAAAAAGCTGAATCTCGCATGATTTGGGCAGTTACAGGTGCTGGAAAAACGGAAATGTTGTTTAAAAGTATCCATTATTCTTTAGAATGTGGTTATCGAATTGGAGTAGCTTCACCTAGAGTTGATGTTTGTTTAGAGCTTTTCCCAAGAATACAAGCTGTTTTTCCAGATGAAGAGGCCTTGCTGCTTCATGGAAAGATGGAAGAGAGCTACCGTTATACTAAATTGCTGATATGTACAACACATCAATTACTACGCTTTTATCAGGCTTTTGACGTGTTAATCATTGATGAAGTAGACGCCTTTCCGTTTGTTGATAATCCACTACTACACTATGGAGTAAAACAAGCAGTCAAGCCAAAAAGTTCACTGATCTATCTCACGGCAACTCCGACCGAAGCATTAACTAAAAAAACAGATCGAAATGAATTAAAGACAAGTATTTTACCCGCTCGTTATCATAGAAGAGTGCTACCTGTTCCAAAAATGAAATGGTGTCATCGCTGGCACGAAAAAATCAAGCAAGGCATCAGCCCTAAATCTTTTGAGGATACGATTCGTACGCTGATAAGTAAAAATGATGTCTTGATTTTTTGTCCCACTATTACATTGATGGATCAACTAGGAAAAGCTGTGGAAAAGAGTTTTCCAGAAACGGCATTAGCTTCTGTTCATTCGCAAGATTCACAACGGCTAGAAAAAGTTCTAAAGATGAGAAATAAGGAATACCGTATTCTGATGACTTCGACTATCTTAGAACGTGGAGTGACGTTTGATGGTGTTTCAGTGATTGTTTTAGGTGCCAATCATACTGTTTTTGCAACATCTGCTCTGGTTCAGATTGCGGGTAGAGTTGATCGGAGAAAAGAATATACCGCAGGAGAAGTCTGGTTTTTACATGATGGATGCACAAAAGCTATGAAAGAAGCAGTAAAGCAGATCAAAAAAATGAATACGCTAGGATTAGAGCGAGGCTTGATCGATGAAGTGTAATTACTGCAGTCAAATGACCAATAGAAATCTAACGCTCGCTGAAATATTCCTACCTAAGAAAATTGTATCGGAGCAATTATGCTCTCAGTGTACCCAAAAATTTCAGTTGCTGAAAACAAAAGGAACCTGTCAAGGATGCCAGCGTCAAACCCAAAATAGGTATTGTAGTGATTGCTTAAAATGGCAACAACTTTACCCACAGTATGATTTTCATCATGAAGCACTTTTTTCATATAATCAAGCGATGCAAGAATGGTTTGAAGAATATAAATTCAAAGGAAATTATCGGCTTAGATATAGTTTTGTTTCATTTTTACAAGCGTACTTTAAACAAAAAAGAGGGTTCATCGTAATTCCAATGCCCATTTCAAAAGAACGTCTGGCTGTCCGTGGGTTCAATCAAGTTGAAGGGTTGCTTGAGGCCGCGGAGATCGATTATCAGCCATACTTGGTACGTTTTGCCGATGGTCATTCTCAAGTAACGAAAACTAGAAGTGAACGACTCCAGTTAGTTCAACCTTTTGAGCTGACCAAAGAAGGGCAAAAAGTAGTCTCAAATAAAAGCATTCTTTTAGTCGATGATATCTATACAACAGGGCGGACGATTTTTCATGGAGCACAAGTTATTTTAGAAAATCACCCGGCTAAACTGTATACGTTTTCTCTTGCGAGATAGCAGAATAAATAAAATGAAAAATCGTCCGCAATTTTGTTGGCAAAAGTACTATAATTCGTTATAATAGAATTAAGAAGAAGGATAACAGAGTGGTCCTTTTATTCCTTCTTTAGTGGCAGATGAAAGGGGTAATCGTTATGTTTAGATATAATGTGCGTGGAGAAAACATCGAAGTTACTGAAGCAATCCGAGACTATGTAGAGAAAAAAGTTGGTAAATTAGAACGTTATTTCAGTGATTCACCAGAAGCAACCGTTCATGTAAACTTAAAAGTCTACACTGAAAAAACAGCAAAAGTCGAGGTTACTATTCCTCTACCTTATTTAGTATTACGTGCTGAAGAAACATCACCTGATTTATATGCAAGTGTTGATTTAGTTGTAGATAAATTAGAACGACAAATTCGTAAATTCAAAACAAAAATCAACCGTAAATCTCGTGAAACAGGGATGAATACTGCTAAAGCAGCTATTTTCTTAAATGGTGAAGAAACACCAGATGAAACGCCAGAATTAGACATCGTTCGTACAAAACGTCTTTCACTAAAACCAATGGACAGTGAAGAAGCTGTTTTACAAATGAACATGTTAGGACATAACTTCTTTATCTTTGAAGATTCAGAAACAAATGGAACAAGCATTGTTTACCGCCGTAAAGATGGTAAATATGGATTGATTGAGACAGACTAAATTAAAAGAGGACGTTCTATTTCCTTGAGTTAGGCTCTAAAATGTCTAGTTCGTTAGAATATGGCTCTTTTTGAAGGACAGTCAAGATCATCAATAGTTGATACCAAAGAGACTGTAGCAAGACGGCACACGTTTTGCCGCAGTCTTTTTTCTTTGTTTTACGTGCGTATACATAAAAAATGATATAATATATTGTTAATATTAAGAGAAGTTATTTCCTTTCTGGGCAACTAATGATAAAATAGAAAGGATGATTGTGCATTTAGTGCAAAAAATAAATAGAGTTTATTGAAAGGAACACTTAAAACCATGGCTAATTTTTTAAAAAAGATGATTGAAAATGATAAAAAGGAACTAAAACGCTTGGACGGTATTGCCAACCAAGTAGAAACTCACGCTTCAGCGATTGCTGCATTAAGCGATGAAGAATTAAAAGCAAAAACAGACGAGTTCAAAGCGCGTTATCAAAAAGGGGAAACACTAGATCAATTATTACCAGAAGCATTTGCGGTCGTTCGTGAAGCCGCTAAACGTGTTCTAGGTTTATATCCGTACCATGTTCAATTAATGGGTGGTATCGTCTTGCATGATGGGAATATCCCTGAAATGAGAACCGGTGAAGGGAAAACCTTGACTGCCACAATGCCAGTTTACTTGAATGCATTAACAGGTGAAGGTGTTCATGTTGTAACAGTCAATGAGTATTTAGCAACTCGTGACTCAGATGAGATGGGTGAGTTGTACAATTTCTTAGGTCTGACAGTTGGTTTAAATATCAACTCAAAAACATCAGAAGAAAAACGTGATGCCTATAACTGTGATATCACTTATAGTACGAATAACGAATTAGGCTTTGATTATTTACGTGATAACATGGTTGTTTACCGCAATCAAATGGTACAACGTCCGTTGAACTATGCAATCGTGGATGAGGTCGATTCAATCTTGATCGATGAAGCACGGACACCGTTGATCATTTCTGGACAAGCAGAAAAATCAACAGCTCTTTATACGCGTACAGATAATTTTGTGAAACGATTAAAAGAAGAAGAAGATTATAAAATCGATGTTCAGTCTAAAACGATTAGTTTAACTGAGGCGGGTATTGAAAAAGCAGAAGAAAACTTTGGTTTAGAAAACCTGTATGATATCGAAAATACAGCGTTAACGCATCATATGGATCAAGCGTTACGTGCAAACTTTATCATGCTACGTGACATTGATTACGTGGTTCAAGAAGGCAAAGTTCTGATCGTTGACCAATTTACAGGTCGTATCATGGATGGTCGTCGTTATTCAGATGGGTTACATCAAGCGATCGAAGCCAAAGAAGGCGTAGAAATCGAAGATGAAACAAAAACAATGGCGACAATCACATTCCAAAACTATTTCCGTATGTATAAGAAATTAGCTGGGATGACTGGTACTGCTAAAACGGAAGAAGAAGAATTCCGTGAAATCTATAATATTCAAGTGTTCCAAATCCCAACAAACCGTCCAATCATTCGTGATGACCGTGCAGATTTACTTTACCCAACATTACAAAGTAAATTTAAAGCAGTAGTTCAAGATATCAAAGAGCGTTATCATAATGGACAACCTGTTTTAGTTGGTACAGTTGCTGTTGAAACTTCTGAATTATTATCAGAATTATTGAATAAAGAAAAAGTTCCACATGAAGTATTGAATGCGAAAAATCACTTTAAAGAAGCAGAAATCATCATGAATACTGGTCAAAAAGGTGCAGTAACAATCGCTACCAATATGGCTGGTCGTGGTACAGATATTAAATTAGGTCTTGGTGTTATTGAACTTGGCGGTTTAGCTGTAATTGGTACTGAACGTCATGAATCACGTCGTATCGATAATCAATTACGTGGACGTGCAGGTCGCCAAGGAGATCCTGGGGTTTCTCAATTCTACCTATCACTTGAAGATGACCTGATGAAACGTTTTGGTTCAGAACGTATCAAAGCGTTCTTAGATCGCATGAACATTGAAGAATCAGACGCAGTGATCCAAAGTAAAATGCTAAGCAAACAAGTAGAATCAGCTCAAAAACGTGTAGAAGGAAATAACTATGATACACGTAAAAACGTCTTACAATACGATGACGTAATGCGTGAACAGCGTGAAGTAATCTACGCGCAACGTCAAGAAGTCATCATGGAAGATAAAGAGTTGACTGAAACATTATTAAACATGGTAAAACGTACGATTACTCGAGTTGTAGATAGCCATACACAATTAGAAAAAGAAAACTGGAATCTTGATGGTATTGTAGATTTTGCAGCATCAACATTAGTTCATGAAGATTCTATTGCAAAATCTGATATTGAAGGCAAGACACCAGAAGAAATCAAAGAATATTTAGTCAAACGTGCGCAAGAAGTATATGATATCAAAGTAGAACAACTAAACGGTCCTGAACAAATCTTGGAATTCCAAAAAGTTGTTATCCTACGTGTTGTAGATACAAAATGGACAGATCATATCGATGCAATGGATCAATTACGTCAATCAGTTGGTCTACGTGCTTACGGACAAAATAATCCATTGGTTGAATATCAAACAGAAGGGTACAACATGTTTGAAGAAATGATTGGCGCGATTGAATTCGAAGTAACACGTCTATTCATGAAATCAGAAATCCGTCAAAATGTTCAACGTGAACAAGTGGCACAAGGCGAAGCTGTTCATCCATCTGATGAAGAAGAGCCTCAAAGTAATACAAGTGCTAAAAAGAAACCGATTCATGTTGATGAAAAAATAGGTCGTAATGATCCTTGTCCTTGTGGCAGTGGTAAGAAATACAAAAATTGCCACGGTAAAGGTCAGTAACAATTAATGAAGGTGAGGCGCTCGTCTCGCCTTCATTTGTTTGCAAATAAAGTAATGAAAATGAAAGGAAGAATAGATCATGGAAAATGCTGAAATTCGAACTCTTTTAGATGAAATGAACCAATCAATCACAAGCTTCAGGGGGTCTCTTTGACTTAGATCAGTTAGAAGAAGACATTGCGGAAGCAGAAAATAGAATGGCAGAACCTGGCTTTTGGGATAATTCGGAAGCGGCACAACAATTGATCAATGAAACGAATGCCCATAAAGAAAAATATCAACAATTTCATCAATTTGCAGATGAATTAGAAGAGTTAGAAATCATGAGCGAGATGCAACAAGAAGAATATGACGCTGAAACTCAAAAAGAACTGGAAGAACGCTTGTTAAAACTAAAAGAAAAATTAAGTATTTATGAGCTATCACTATTGTTAAACGAGCCTTATGATAAAAATAATGTTATCATGGAACTGCATCCTGGAGCTGGCGGAACAGAGTCACAAGATTGGGGCAGCATGTTGCTTCGAATGTATACTCGCTGGGCTGAAAGTCACGGGTTTCAAGTGGAAACATTGGACTATCAGTCAGGAGACGAAGCGGGAATCAAAAGTGTTACTCTTTTAATTAAGGGATATAATGCTTATGGTTATTTAAAATCTGAAAAAGGGGTTCATCGTTTAGTCCGAATCTCACCGTTTGATTCAGCTAAACGTCGTCATACTTCTTTTTGTTCCGTGGACATCATGCCTGAATTGGATGAAAATGTTGAGATCGATATCAATACGGATGATTTAAAAGTCGATACGTATCGTGCAAGTGGGGCTGGTGGACAACATATCAATAAAACAGAATCAGCTGTTCGGATCACTCATATTCCGACAGGAACAGTGGTTGCCAGCCAAGCGCAACGCTCGCAGCTAAAAAACCGTGAACAAGCAATGGGCATGTTGAAAGCAAAACTTTATCAATTGGAAATGGATAAAAAAGCACAAGAAGCAGCGTCACTACGTGGTGAACAACTGGAAATTGGCTGGGGTTCACAAATTCGTTCTTATGTTTTCCATCCGTACTCAATGGTCAAAGATCATAGGACGAATTACGAAACGGGAAATGTACAGGCGGTAATGGATGGAGAGTTGGATGGTTTTATCGATGCGTACTTAAAGCAGAAATTAAATTGATCAATTCACAGAAATGAAACAAAATTGTAAACTGTTGAAAGAGCCTTGAAACAAAGTCATGTTATAATGATTGATAGTCTAGAAAACAGAGATGGAGAGAATACGCCATGATTGAAATGAAAGATGTAATGAAGAAATATTCGAATGGTACAACAGCTATCCGAAATATTTCAGTAGAAATAAAACAAGGTGAATTCGTTTATGTTGTTGGCCCTTCTGGTGCCGGAAAATCAACGTTCATCAAATTAATGTATCGTGAAGAAAAAGCAACAAAAGGACGTTTGAAGGTTGCCAGTCATGATTTGATGAAAATAAAAAATTCGGAAGTCCCTTACCTTAGAAGAGAAATTGGTATCGTCTTTCAGGATTACAAATTATTGACGAAAAAAACCGTCTATGAAAACGTTGCGTATGCTATGCAGGTTGTTGGACGTAAGCCAAGAGATATCAAGAAACGAGTGATGGAAGTTCTTGATTTAGTTGGCTTAAAACATAAAGTCAGAGTCTTTCCAAGTGAAT is a window encoding:
- a CDS encoding 3-oxoacyl-ACP reductase is translated as MKRGISMRFNEYQGKTIFVTGAASGIGQAQAIAFVEQGANVFGMDVDPIGLRNTTEQATNYPGKFAAFIGDVTNLNDIVAAVKSVNDTFGSIHILLNTAGILDDYTPTLKTTEAMWDRVLAVNLKGTFLVTNQILPQLLMQKHGVIINMASIAGMVAGGGGAAYTASKHAIIGYTKQLDHDYIRQGIRANAIAPGAIQTPMNAADFAGDGKMAEWVANETPAGRWAKPTEVASLTLFLASQQADYIHGTVMTIDGGWLEK
- a CDS encoding DUF2829 domain-containing protein; the protein is MTFEEVLPQIKKGAKAVREGWGGFELYIELRDEIGTSDGTFLQVTPYFLIKTSDEGYSMFSPTPCDVLAEDWKIVHTD
- a CDS encoding YigZ family protein, with the protein product MLESYFTIRSDGESEIEIKKSRFICSLKRVYSEEEAKQFIAQKKKEHWKANHNCSAFVIGEKSDIQRSSDDGEPSGTAGIPMLEVLKKQELINVVAVVTRYFGGTKLGAGGLIRAYSQAVSHALGDIGLVEGKLQQEIRLTISYPNLGSVQNFMEHNPYTLKDTVYGEHVDVICLVDEPKSEAFMTEVVELLNGQVTFEKGECSYHELPIIEKEQVDDI
- a CDS encoding DUF7662 domain-containing protein; translation: MAKERQKKYDSVTHYLTTNGGSQVTLTFTQFDELLFPHSGLPKTARTDIDWWANDHKHPEKGAYGWLNAGYQVVQVTLEKEYVVFNKLLKSNWLF
- a CDS encoding PTS sugar transporter subunit IIB, whose amino-acid sequence is MAKKTIMLVCSAGMSTSLLVTKMQKAADAQGLDADIFAVSASDADNNLESKPVDVLLLGPQVRFMKGDFEKRLEPKGIPLEVINMADYGMMNGEKVLQQALRLIGDDQ
- a CDS encoding DEAD/DEAH box helicase, with protein sequence MQELWGRKVLKKEINQSEQLEIASLTLPTMKELAENKIQCLRCGQIQLKFTVQLVNQCYYCPECIQLGRVDTGQQFYHLPEPDLVKRKVSFVWEGQLTIGQQQVSDELVASVKKAESRMIWAVTGAGKTEMLFKSIHYSLECGYRIGVASPRVDVCLELFPRIQAVFPDEEALLLHGKMEESYRYTKLLICTTHQLLRFYQAFDVLIIDEVDAFPFVDNPLLHYGVKQAVKPKSSLIYLTATPTEALTKKTDRNELKTSILPARYHRRVLPVPKMKWCHRWHEKIKQGISPKSFEDTIRTLISKNDVLIFCPTITLMDQLGKAVEKSFPETALASVHSQDSQRLEKVLKMRNKEYRILMTSTILERGVTFDGVSVIVLGANHTVFATSALVQIAGRVDRRKEYTAGEVWFLHDGCTKAMKEAVKQIKKMNTLGLERGLIDEV
- a CDS encoding ComF family protein — translated: MKCNYCSQMTNRNLTLAEIFLPKKIVSEQLCSQCTQKFQLLKTKGTCQGCQRQTQNRYCSDCLKWQQLYPQYDFHHEALFSYNQAMQEWFEEYKFKGNYRLRYSFVSFLQAYFKQKRGFIVIPMPISKERLAVRGFNQVEGLLEAAEIDYQPYLVRFADGHSQVTKTRSERLQLVQPFELTKEGQKVVSNKSILLVDDIYTTGRTIFHGAQVILENHPAKLYTFSLAR
- the hpf gene encoding ribosome hibernation-promoting factor, HPF/YfiA family, with amino-acid sequence MFRYNVRGENIEVTEAIRDYVEKKVGKLERYFSDSPEATVHVNLKVYTEKTAKVEVTIPLPYLVLRAEETSPDLYASVDLVVDKLERQIRKFKTKINRKSRETGMNTAKAAIFLNGEETPDETPELDIVRTKRLSLKPMDSEEAVLQMNMLGHNFFIFEDSETNGTSIVYRRKDGKYGLIETD
- the secA gene encoding preprotein translocase subunit SecA, which translates into the protein MANFLKKMIENDKKELKRLDGIANQVETHASAIAALSDEELKAKTDEFKARYQKGETLDQLLPEAFAVVREAAKRVLGLYPYHVQLMGGIVLHDGNIPEMRTGEGKTLTATMPVYLNALTGEGVHVVTVNEYLATRDSDEMGELYNFLGLTVGLNINSKTSEEKRDAYNCDITYSTNNELGFDYLRDNMVVYRNQMVQRPLNYAIVDEVDSILIDEARTPLIISGQAEKSTALYTRTDNFVKRLKEEEDYKIDVQSKTISLTEAGIEKAEENFGLENLYDIENTALTHHMDQALRANFIMLRDIDYVVQEGKVLIVDQFTGRIMDGRRYSDGLHQAIEAKEGVEIEDETKTMATITFQNYFRMYKKLAGMTGTAKTEEEEFREIYNIQVFQIPTNRPIIRDDRADLLYPTLQSKFKAVVQDIKERYHNGQPVLVGTVAVETSELLSELLNKEKVPHEVLNAKNHFKEAEIIMNTGQKGAVTIATNMAGRGTDIKLGLGVIELGGLAVIGTERHESRRIDNQLRGRAGRQGDPGVSQFYLSLEDDLMKRFGSERIKAFLDRMNIEESDAVIQSKMLSKQVESAQKRVEGNNYDTRKNVLQYDDVMREQREVIYAQRQEVIMEDKELTETLLNMVKRTITRVVDSHTQLEKENWNLDGIVDFAASTLVHEDSIAKSDIEGKTPEEIKEYLVKRAQEVYDIKVEQLNGPEQILEFQKVVILRVVDTKWTDHIDAMDQLRQSVGLRAYGQNNPLVEYQTEGYNMFEEMIGAIEFEVTRLFMKSEIRQNVQREQVAQGEAVHPSDEEEPQSNTSAKKKPIHVDEKIGRNDPCPCGSGKKYKNCHGKGQ
- the prfB gene encoding peptide chain release factor 2 (programmed frameshift); amino-acid sequence: MENAEIRTLLDEMNQSITSFRGSLDLDQLEEDIAEAENRMAEPGFWDNSEAAQQLINETNAHKEKYQQFHQFADELEELEIMSEMQQEEYDAETQKELEERLLKLKEKLSIYELSLLLNEPYDKNNVIMELHPGAGGTESQDWGSMLLRMYTRWAESHGFQVETLDYQSGDEAGIKSVTLLIKGYNAYGYLKSEKGVHRLVRISPFDSAKRRHTSFCSVDIMPELDENVEIDINTDDLKVDTYRASGAGGQHINKTESAVRITHIPTGTVVASQAQRSQLKNREQAMGMLKAKLYQLEMDKKAQEAASLRGEQLEIGWGSQIRSYVFHPYSMVKDHRTNYETGNVQAVMDGELDGFIDAYLKQKLN
- the ftsE gene encoding cell division ATP-binding protein FtsE, whose protein sequence is MIEMKDVMKKYSNGTTAIRNISVEIKQGEFVYVVGPSGAGKSTFIKLMYREEKATKGRLKVASHDLMKIKNSEVPYLRREIGIVFQDYKLLTKKTVYENVAYAMQVVGRKPRDIKKRVMEVLDLVGLKHKVRVFPSELSGGEQQRVSIARAIVNTPKVLIADEPTGNLDPENSWEIMKLLDRINAQGTTVVMATHNSTIVNTIRHRVIAIENGRIIRDQAEGEYGYDD